GGATTTAGTAACTGCATTTATACTACCTCCTGAAAAACCAGATTGCCTAACATCAAAAGGCGCAACATTAATTTGAAATGATTCTATTGCATCTAACGAAATTGGACTAACTCCAGTTTGACCTCCGTTAGTTCCATTACCTGCAAGTCCAAAAACATCATTATTTACTGCTCCATCAATATAGATAGCATTGTAGCGATTATTTTGACCTGCAATAGAAATAATATCATCTCCGGAAACCTGAGCTTGTGGCGTTAATCTAGCAAAATCAGCAATATTCCTCGAAATTGTCGGTAAATTATTCACTTGCTTTTGAGAAATATTTGTACCTGCACCTGTTTTACCAGAATCAAAAACTCCATTAGATTGAGCTATTACTACAATTTCATCTAATTCGTTAGCAGACTCACCTAAAGTCACACTAATTCTCTTAGCATCACCTAATTGCAAAAAAACATTTGCATCATTAAAATCTACATATCCTATATAACTTATAGTTATATTGTACGGTCCACCTGTTCTCATATTGGATATTCTGTAATATCCATCAAAATCGGCGGCAGCACCATAAGTAGAACCGGAAGGAGTATGCACTGCTACAATACTTGCACCAGGTAGCGGCTCTCCTGTTTCATCTGTCACTTGTCCTCCAATTGCAGAGGTAGTAACTCCCTGTGAAAAAGCAACTGCCGAAAACAATAATGCGACAATTGTGAAATAAAATTTTCTCATTTTTCTAAGTGTTATTTAGTTTTAGTTTTGCTGCAAAAGTGAAACTTTAATTGCACTTGTATATTAACAAAACGTTAAATTAGCTTTGCCAAAATTAACATAAAAACCCATGTCTAACACCTGTAGAACAAGAACTTATCAACTTTTATTAAGAAAAAGAGAAAAAAGCTAATTATTTCTTAAAATTCTGCAAAAGATTCAATGTTGAGGAATCATGATTAGCAATTTCGGAATTCTCAATATCCTCAAGAATTGTAGTTGCTAATTGTTTTCCTAGCTCTACACCCCATTGATCATAACTAAATATATTCCAAATAACCCCTTGAACGAATATTTTATGTTCATACATTGCAATTAAAGCACCCAAACTCTTAGGAGTTAGCTTATCTATTAGCAAACTATTCGTAGGATTATTACCTTGAAAAACTTTAAAAGGAAGCAATTCCTTTAGCGCTTTCTCATCCATATCTTTTTCTAACAACTCTTTCTTTACCTCAGCAGCTTCTTTACCATTCATCAAAGCTTCTGTTTGAGCAAAGAAGTTTGCCATTAGTTTATTATGATGGTCAACATCACCATGCAGCGATTCTTTATATCCAATAAAATCTGTTGGGATTAATTTTGTTCCTTGATGTATTAATTGAAAAAACGCATGTTGAGAATTTGTACCTGGTTCCCCCCAAATAATAGTACCCGTTTGGTAACCTACTGGGTTACCACCCCTATCTATACTTTTACCATTACTCTCCATAATACCTTGTTGTAAGTATGCAGAAAAACGACTTAAATATTGTGTATAAGGGATGATGGCTTCCGTTTCAGCACCATAAAAATTATTGTACCAAACACTTATCAATGCCAGAACTACCGGAATATTCTGATCAAAATCTTCATTCTTAAAATGCTCATCCATTTCATTAGCACCTTCTAATAATGCATTAAAATTCTCAAAGCCTACTGCTAATGCAATTGATAAACCTACTGCACTCCACAATGAAAAACGACCTCCAACCCAATCCCACATTGGGAATACATTTTCAGAGGCAATACCAAATTCTGCTATTTTCTCTGTATTGGTAGAAACTGCAGCAAAATGCTTCGCAACATCTGCTTGTGTTGCATGTCTTAAAAACCATTTTTTAATCGTTGTTGCATTACTTAAGGTCTCTTGTGTTGTAAATGTTTTAGAAACCACAACAAATAATGTTGTTTCTGGATCTAAATGACGTAAAGTTTCATAAACATGATCCCCATCTACATTACTTACAAAATGCATTTTTAAATGATTACCATAAAACTTTAATCCTTCTGCAACCATTGCAGGACCAAGATCTGAACCACCAATACCTATATTAACAACATCTGTAAATTTCTTTCCTGTAAAGCCCTTTTTAGCTCCGGAAATAACAGATTCGGTAAAAGTTTTCATCTTTTCTTTAACCTCATAAATTTCTGGAATTACATTTTCACCATCAACTAAAATGCTGTCTGATTTTTTAGCTCTCAATGCCGTATGAAGAACTGCTCTACCTTCTGTTTGGTTGATGATATCACCCGCAAAATACTTTCCTATAGCCTCTTTTAAATTAACTTCTTCTGCTAAATTAAGCAGTAAATTTAAAGTTTCTTTAGAAAGTCTATTTTTTGAAAAATCTACTAAAAAATCATTCCACTCAATAGTAAATTTATCAGCACGCGTAGCATC
This genomic stretch from Cellulophaga algicola DSM 14237 harbors:
- the pgi gene encoding glucose-6-phosphate isomerase; translated protein: MALQNINPTSTKAWKQLTAHFNENKNQEIKEYFKSDATRADKFTIEWNDFLVDFSKNRLSKETLNLLLNLAEEVNLKEAIGKYFAGDIINQTEGRAVLHTALRAKKSDSILVDGENVIPEIYEVKEKMKTFTESVISGAKKGFTGKKFTDVVNIGIGGSDLGPAMVAEGLKFYGNHLKMHFVSNVDGDHVYETLRHLDPETTLFVVVSKTFTTQETLSNATTIKKWFLRHATQADVAKHFAAVSTNTEKIAEFGIASENVFPMWDWVGGRFSLWSAVGLSIALAVGFENFNALLEGANEMDEHFKNEDFDQNIPVVLALISVWYNNFYGAETEAIIPYTQYLSRFSAYLQQGIMESNGKSIDRGGNPVGYQTGTIIWGEPGTNSQHAFFQLIHQGTKLIPTDFIGYKESLHGDVDHHNKLMANFFAQTEALMNGKEAAEVKKELLEKDMDEKALKELLPFKVFQGNNPTNSLLIDKLTPKSLGALIAMYEHKIFVQGVIWNIFSYDQWGVELGKQLATTILEDIENSEIANHDSSTLNLLQNFKK